The Kaustia mangrovi genome has a segment encoding these proteins:
- a CDS encoding YggS family pyridoxal phosphate-dependent enzyme, giving the protein MSIADKLHDVRETIRAASLRSGRAGDAVRLVLVTKTIEPERVREAIRAGQTDLGENKVQEGRRKAEALAGEPVRWAMIGHLQSNKVKDVLRFAGEVQSLDRLSLARALEKRLQFLGRGLDVLVQVNTSNEASKFGLAPADVPGFLKELTAFDALRPKGFMTLARFTPDEEEVRRCFRILRQIRDHALRDAPQGEVLSELSMGMSGDYGIAIEEGATVVRVGQAVFGPRALPDSHYWPGAPGTEAADRTR; this is encoded by the coding sequence ATGAGCATTGCAGACAAGTTGCACGATGTGCGCGAGACGATCCGCGCCGCGAGCCTCCGGTCGGGACGCGCCGGCGACGCCGTGCGCCTCGTGCTCGTCACCAAGACCATCGAGCCCGAACGCGTCCGCGAGGCGATCCGTGCCGGCCAGACCGATCTTGGCGAGAACAAGGTGCAGGAGGGCCGCCGGAAGGCGGAGGCGCTTGCCGGCGAGCCCGTGCGCTGGGCCATGATCGGCCATCTTCAGAGCAACAAGGTCAAGGACGTGCTGCGCTTTGCCGGGGAAGTCCAGTCTCTCGACCGGCTGTCGCTCGCCAGGGCGCTGGAGAAGCGCCTCCAGTTTCTGGGGCGCGGGCTCGACGTGCTGGTGCAGGTCAACACCTCCAACGAGGCCTCCAAGTTCGGCCTCGCCCCGGCGGACGTCCCGGGCTTCCTGAAAGAGCTCACCGCCTTCGACGCGCTGCGCCCGAAGGGCTTCATGACGCTTGCCCGCTTCACGCCGGACGAGGAGGAGGTGCGCCGGTGCTTCCGTATTCTCCGCCAGATCCGGGACCATGCGCTGCGGGACGCCCCGCAGGGGGAGGTCCTGTCGGAGCTCTCCATGGGCATGTCCGGCGACTACGGGATCGCCATCGAGGAGGGCGCGACCGTCGTCCGCGTCGGCCAGGCCGTGTTCGGCCCGCGCGCCCTGCCCGATTCCCACTACTGGCCGGGTGCGCCCGGAACGGAGGCGGCCGACCGGACCCGATGA
- a CDS encoding PaaI family thioesterase, whose translation MSREIGGPLADDIVRRVEESFARQGLMAHLGASLADIRHGLVSIRMPYRPELTQQHGFFHAGGTSAIADSAGGYAGFTLFPQDSSVLTVEFKLNLVNPARGDALEAVGRVAKSGRTLTVCQLEVFAEADGERTLVALGQQTLMCMHSRADA comes from the coding sequence ATGTCCAGGGAGATCGGCGGCCCGCTCGCCGACGATATCGTCCGGCGGGTGGAGGAGAGTTTCGCCCGTCAGGGGCTCATGGCGCATCTCGGCGCGTCGCTGGCGGATATCCGTCACGGGCTGGTCTCGATCCGCATGCCCTACAGGCCGGAGCTCACCCAGCAGCATGGCTTCTTCCATGCCGGCGGCACCTCCGCGATTGCCGATTCGGCCGGCGGCTATGCGGGCTTCACCCTGTTCCCGCAGGACAGCTCGGTGCTCACGGTGGAGTTCAAGCTGAACCTCGTGAACCCCGCGCGCGGCGACGCGCTGGAGGCGGTGGGCCGCGTCGCGAAATCGGGGCGCACGCTGACCGTCTGCCAGCTCGAGGTGTTTGCCGAGGCGGATGGCGAGCGCACCCTCGTGGCGCTCGGCCAGCAGACGCTGATGTGCATGCATAGCCGGGCCGACGCCTGA
- a CDS encoding AMP-binding protein, translating into MLDLGTSFLASVSRDPDALAVVDGDTRLTYAQWYRRISALVAGLDRMGLKPGDHILTVMQNRWENASLHWAAQFSGLIVTPLNWRAKGDEIDYAVGDAGARAVFHEEVTEEALRQSQGAADLPCAAAGELAAIMEADAPDARPRAGAEDWSLMLYTSGTTSRPKGVPRRHRAERAGAVAHVAQNLYRHGERTLGVMPLYHTMGVRSLIASSLIGGAFVCMPRFDAGRAVALIEREAITNLYLVPTLYHDMLHDPAFSPDRVATVSKLGFAGASMTDGLLKKLQEAFRPELFVNHYGSSEIYTFTIEQDAAGKPGSAGRAGINQMIRVVKLDAASPDDVAGPGEEGEIVALLEGDESFEGYWNRPDADAKALRQGWYFTGDTGFLDEDGDLFVTGRVDDMIITGGENVSPVEVESCLSLHDRVAEVAVVGLPDERWGKIVTAFVKRSGEVSAEELDEHCRASGLANFRRPRRIVFVDEIPKSPVGKVLRRMLVAGDYRPEGAATPGYPQKAE; encoded by the coding sequence ATGCTTGATCTGGGGACGAGCTTTCTTGCGAGCGTCAGCCGCGATCCCGACGCGCTCGCCGTGGTCGACGGCGACACGCGGCTGACCTATGCGCAGTGGTATCGCAGGATTTCCGCGCTCGTGGCTGGGCTCGACCGGATGGGGCTGAAGCCCGGCGATCACATTCTCACCGTGATGCAGAACCGCTGGGAGAACGCCTCGCTCCACTGGGCCGCGCAGTTCTCGGGCCTCATCGTGACGCCGCTGAACTGGCGCGCCAAGGGCGACGAGATCGACTACGCCGTCGGCGATGCCGGCGCCAGGGCCGTCTTCCACGAGGAGGTGACGGAGGAGGCGCTCCGCCAGTCCCAGGGCGCGGCGGATCTGCCCTGCGCCGCGGCGGGCGAACTCGCCGCGATCATGGAGGCCGACGCCCCCGACGCCCGGCCGCGCGCCGGGGCGGAGGACTGGTCCTTGATGCTCTACACCTCCGGCACCACCTCGCGCCCCAAGGGCGTGCCGCGCCGCCACCGGGCCGAGCGCGCCGGCGCCGTCGCCCATGTGGCGCAGAACCTCTACAGGCACGGCGAGCGCACGCTCGGCGTGATGCCGCTCTACCACACGATGGGCGTGCGCTCGCTCATCGCCTCCTCGCTGATCGGCGGCGCATTCGTCTGCATGCCGCGCTTCGATGCCGGGCGCGCCGTCGCGCTGATCGAGCGGGAGGCGATCACCAATCTCTATCTCGTCCCGACGCTCTATCACGACATGCTGCACGATCCGGCCTTCTCCCCGGACCGCGTGGCGACCGTCTCCAAGCTCGGTTTCGCCGGGGCGTCCATGACCGACGGTCTCCTGAAGAAACTCCAGGAGGCCTTCCGGCCGGAGCTGTTCGTCAACCATTACGGCTCCTCGGAGATCTATACCTTCACCATCGAGCAGGATGCCGCGGGAAAGCCCGGCTCGGCGGGGCGCGCCGGCATCAACCAGATGATCCGCGTGGTGAAGCTCGACGCCGCCTCGCCCGACGATGTCGCCGGACCCGGCGAGGAGGGCGAGATCGTCGCGCTGCTGGAGGGCGACGAATCCTTCGAGGGCTACTGGAACCGGCCCGACGCCGATGCCAAGGCGCTGCGGCAGGGCTGGTACTTCACCGGGGATACCGGCTTCCTCGACGAGGATGGCGACCTGTTCGTCACGGGCCGTGTCGACGACATGATCATCACCGGCGGGGAGAACGTCTCGCCCGTCGAGGTGGAAAGCTGCCTCTCGCTCCACGACCGCGTGGCCGAGGTCGCCGTGGTCGGCCTGCCGGACGAGCGCTGGGGCAAGATCGTCACGGCCTTCGTCAAGCGCAGCGGCGAGGTCTCCGCGGAAGAGCTCGACGAGCATTGCCGGGCCTCCGGCCTCGCCAATTTCCGCCGCCCGCGCCGCATCGTCTTCGTCGACGAGATTCCCAAATCGCCGGTCGGCAAGGTTCTGCGCCGCATGCTCGTGGCGGGCGACTACCGCCCCGAGGGCGCGGCGACCCCCGGATATCCCCAGAAGGCAGAGTGA
- a CDS encoding alpha/beta hydrolase family protein produces MALKIVRRLMPDWGTTYGPPGDGPFPAVMVLHGSEGAFSGWSHRNAVLLAAHGFLAFPFGYSKGGNAWNAGSIAEVPLDRTVEALKALRDFAPVAGKVGLYGVSRGGEHALLVASLMARDRIAGAPDAVAAHSPADVVCGAFDSRYWRDAGDPGWQAWDPGQRAWTWRGSSDGLLPTTPIAVEEIDCPLFLSHGTADRVWSVEMTRRLEARLKRCGKEAEVHYYEGQDHIPGSAGENEHHEHLVAFLDRTLS; encoded by the coding sequence ATGGCACTGAAGATCGTACGCCGCCTGATGCCCGACTGGGGCACGACCTACGGGCCGCCGGGCGACGGCCCCTTTCCCGCCGTGATGGTGCTGCACGGGTCGGAGGGGGCGTTCTCCGGCTGGAGTCACCGCAATGCGGTCCTGCTCGCCGCACACGGCTTCCTGGCGTTTCCCTTCGGCTATTCGAAGGGCGGCAACGCCTGGAACGCCGGCAGCATCGCGGAGGTGCCCCTCGACCGGACGGTCGAGGCGCTCAAGGCCCTGCGCGATTTCGCGCCGGTCGCGGGGAAGGTCGGGCTCTACGGTGTCTCGCGCGGGGGCGAGCACGCCCTGCTCGTCGCCTCGCTCATGGCGCGCGACCGCATCGCCGGAGCGCCTGACGCGGTCGCCGCCCACAGCCCCGCCGACGTGGTCTGCGGCGCTTTCGACAGCCGCTATTGGCGCGATGCGGGCGATCCCGGCTGGCAGGCCTGGGACCCGGGCCAGCGGGCATGGACGTGGCGCGGGTCGTCCGACGGTCTCCTGCCCACAACGCCCATAGCGGTCGAGGAGATCGACTGCCCGCTCTTCCTCAGCCACGGAACGGCGGACCGTGTGTGGTCGGTCGAGATGACGCGGCGTCTCGAGGCGCGCCTGAAACGCTGCGGCAAGGAGGCGGAGGTCCATTACTACGAGGGCCAGGATCACATTCCCGGAAGTGCCGGGGAGAACGAGCACCACGAGCATCTGGTCGCGTTCCTCGACCGTACGCTGTCGTGA
- a CDS encoding PLP-dependent aminotransferase family protein produces MRIGAGKGRQVTIELRRERGEPVFLALGASIVAEIERGRLRPGDRLPGTRALARDLGLNRNTVDAAYHELSMQGWLVAEPSRGTFVASDLPDTGGSARRRPPGTERRERPADSAHAPMLDLTDGTPDPRLVPVAEFARAIRRALASPSPGGAGRYGSPLGTRELREALADHLGSERGLVASGGDVLVTRGSQMALFLAASALAGPGDVIAAETPGYPLAWAAFRAAGARVVGVAVDGGGIDPEALEALARRERRLKAVYVTPHHQYPTTVTLGAARRLRLVALARQYGFHIVEDDYDHEYRFDGRPVLPIAARTAPGGPVVYVGSLSKLLTPGIRLGYALAGPAILQRMAERREAIDRQGDVPLEHALASLIADGTLRRHARKARRVYRARRDRMAALLAERLGDDVRFTLPAGGLAIWLRLAGGGPDAERWSARAAALGLSVTPGSRFALEASHPPQAFRLGFAAHDDDELDRAVDLMARARPG; encoded by the coding sequence ATGAGGATCGGAGCCGGCAAGGGCAGGCAAGTGACTATCGAGCTCAGGCGGGAGCGGGGCGAGCCCGTCTTCCTTGCGCTCGGGGCCTCCATCGTGGCGGAGATCGAGCGCGGGCGGCTGAGGCCCGGGGACCGGTTGCCCGGCACGCGCGCGCTGGCGCGGGATCTCGGGCTCAACCGCAACACCGTCGATGCCGCCTATCACGAGCTCTCCATGCAGGGCTGGCTCGTCGCGGAGCCTTCGCGCGGTACCTTCGTCGCCTCCGACCTGCCCGATACGGGCGGCTCCGCGCGTCGGCGGCCCCCCGGAACGGAGAGGCGCGAAAGACCGGCGGATTCCGCCCATGCGCCAATGCTCGACCTCACCGACGGCACGCCCGACCCGCGCCTCGTGCCGGTGGCGGAGTTCGCCCGCGCCATCCGCCGTGCGCTGGCCTCGCCGTCCCCCGGCGGGGCGGGGCGATACGGATCGCCGCTCGGCACCCGCGAGCTTCGCGAGGCGCTGGCCGACCATCTCGGCAGCGAGCGGGGGCTTGTCGCCTCGGGCGGGGACGTCCTCGTCACCCGGGGCAGCCAGATGGCGCTCTTCCTCGCAGCCTCCGCGCTCGCCGGGCCGGGCGACGTCATAGCGGCGGAGACCCCCGGCTATCCGCTCGCCTGGGCGGCCTTCCGTGCCGCCGGCGCCCGGGTTGTGGGGGTCGCGGTCGATGGCGGCGGCATCGATCCCGAGGCGCTGGAGGCGCTCGCCCGGCGCGAGAGGCGGCTGAAGGCAGTCTATGTGACGCCGCATCACCAGTATCCGACGACCGTCACCCTCGGCGCCGCGCGCCGGCTGAGGCTCGTCGCGCTCGCCCGCCAATACGGGTTCCACATCGTGGAGGACGACTACGACCACGAATACCGCTTCGATGGCCGGCCCGTCCTGCCGATCGCGGCGCGCACGGCGCCTGGCGGGCCGGTCGTCTATGTGGGCTCGCTGTCGAAACTGCTCACCCCCGGCATCCGGCTCGGCTATGCGCTGGCCGGCCCCGCCATCCTGCAGCGCATGGCGGAGCGGCGCGAGGCCATCGACCGGCAGGGCGACGTGCCGCTGGAGCATGCGCTCGCCAGCCTCATCGCCGACGGCACGCTGCGCCGCCATGCTCGCAAGGCGCGGCGCGTCTATCGCGCGCGTCGGGACCGCATGGCGGCGCTGCTGGCGGAGCGTCTCGGAGACGATGTGCGCTTCACGCTTCCCGCCGGAGGCCTCGCCATCTGGCTGCGGCTCGCCGGCGGCGGGCCGGACGCGGAGCGCTGGTCGGCCCGGGCCGCCGCCCTGGGGCTCTCCGTCACGCCCGGTTCGCGCTTCGCGCTCGAGGCGAGCCACCCGCCGCAGGCCTTCCGCCTCGGCTTCGCGGCCCATGACGACGACGAGCTCGACCGGGCCGTGGACCTCATGGCACGGGCGCGGCCCGGATAG
- a CDS encoding NAD(P)-dependent oxidoreductase, with translation MRCLLVQPVHEAGCRRLEEAGIETRLAAAPDMATVMGEIADCDAAITRDAGFSRAAMEAGGRLKAVVSHGAGFDTIDIAAASELGILVANTPGANAQSVAELAVGLALAAARWVPAADRAVRAGETGFREHRCFIELSGKTALIVGWGAIGRATARCLRLGFNMEIVAVAPRTPAELLDACGARKAESLADGLAMADLVSLHVPLRPETRHMMDAEAFRAMKSGAIFVNTARAGLVDEDALAEALDEGLVGAAALDVHAPGTILRGRDDVILTPHLGGSTESSLERTALAAADCVVEALGGRVPATALNADSLGDRGSGPEP, from the coding sequence GTGCGCTGTCTTCTTGTGCAACCCGTTCACGAGGCCGGGTGCCGCCGGCTTGAGGAGGCCGGTATCGAGACACGGCTCGCCGCGGCGCCGGACATGGCGACGGTGATGGGCGAGATCGCCGACTGCGATGCCGCGATCACCCGCGATGCCGGGTTCTCCCGGGCGGCCATGGAGGCCGGCGGGCGGCTGAAGGCGGTCGTCTCCCACGGCGCCGGGTTCGACACCATCGATATCGCCGCGGCGAGCGAGCTTGGCATACTGGTCGCCAACACGCCCGGTGCGAACGCGCAGTCCGTCGCGGAACTGGCGGTCGGCCTGGCGCTCGCCGCGGCGCGGTGGGTGCCGGCTGCAGACCGGGCCGTGCGCGCGGGCGAGACGGGGTTCCGCGAGCACCGCTGCTTCATCGAGCTGTCCGGCAAGACCGCGCTGATCGTCGGCTGGGGCGCCATCGGGCGCGCGACCGCACGGTGCCTGCGTCTGGGTTTTAACATGGAGATCGTGGCGGTCGCGCCGCGCACCCCGGCGGAGCTCCTGGACGCTTGCGGCGCGCGCAAGGCGGAAAGCCTCGCGGACGGCCTCGCCATGGCCGATCTCGTATCGCTGCATGTGCCGCTGAGGCCCGAGACCCGCCACATGATGGACGCGGAGGCTTTCCGCGCGATGAAGTCCGGAGCCATCTTCGTGAACACCGCGCGGGCGGGCCTCGTGGACGAGGATGCGCTCGCCGAGGCGCTCGACGAGGGGCTGGTGGGGGCCGCCGCGCTCGATGTCCACGCGCCCGGCACGATCCTGCGCGGGCGCGACGACGTGATCCTGACCCCCCATCTCGGCGGGTCCACCGAAAGCAGCCTGGAGCGCACGGCGCTCGCGGCCGCCGACTGCGTCGTCGAGGCGCTCGGGGGGCGGGTGCCGGCCACCGCCCTCAATGCCGACAGCCTGGGCGACAGGGGGAGTGGGCCGGAGCCGTAA
- a CDS encoding benzoate/H(+) symporter BenE family transporter, producing MEKRTIVETGPGIAAGLRDLPRHLNLKTAGAGLVAAIFGCSGPALIVIGGARNGGLTDGQTVAWLFAIYFLGGLISIFLALRYKQPITGAYSIPGAALVAGSLAAFSFNEAIGAFIMAGAIVFLLGVSGLIGRVMRWLPMPIVMAMIAGALIRFATGAVSAVGSAPIIAGAAIVAFFVSMRVTKTVPPVLSAFVVGLLAAFAMGSVGGGSADIAFVMPEFTAPAFTLDAFLAISVPLALLVIGAENAQATGVLMAEGYRPPINMMTIVSGIGGVAAGLLGGHNANIAGPMTAICSSEQAGENTEGRYAATVVNGILFGTFGLVAGAAVPVVMSLPGALIGTVAGLAMIGVLLAAFQNAFGKSLGNQTGAFVALAVAMSKLSLLGISAPFWALVAGVAVSFIVDRKALLDSERKSLATS from the coding sequence ATGGAAAAACGAACCATCGTGGAAACCGGGCCGGGCATCGCCGCCGGCCTGCGCGACCTGCCCCGGCACCTCAACCTGAAGACGGCCGGCGCCGGGCTCGTCGCGGCCATCTTCGGCTGCTCCGGCCCGGCGCTCATCGTGATCGGCGGTGCCAGGAATGGCGGGCTGACGGACGGCCAGACCGTGGCCTGGCTCTTCGCCATCTATTTTCTCGGCGGGCTCATCAGCATCTTTCTGGCGCTGCGCTACAAGCAACCCATCACGGGCGCCTATTCCATTCCGGGCGCGGCGCTCGTGGCGGGCTCGCTCGCCGCATTCTCGTTCAACGAGGCCATCGGCGCCTTCATCATGGCGGGCGCGATCGTCTTCCTGCTCGGCGTCAGCGGCCTCATCGGCAGGGTCATGCGGTGGCTGCCCATGCCCATCGTCATGGCGATGATCGCGGGCGCGCTCATCCGCTTCGCGACGGGGGCGGTGTCCGCCGTGGGCTCGGCGCCCATCATCGCCGGGGCGGCCATCGTGGCGTTCTTCGTGTCCATGCGCGTCACAAAGACGGTTCCGCCGGTGCTCTCCGCCTTCGTTGTCGGTCTCCTGGCCGCCTTTGCAATGGGCTCCGTCGGCGGGGGCAGCGCGGATATCGCCTTCGTGATGCCGGAATTCACCGCGCCCGCCTTCACGCTCGACGCCTTCCTCGCGATCTCGGTGCCGCTGGCCCTTCTGGTCATCGGCGCGGAGAATGCGCAGGCGACCGGCGTGCTGATGGCGGAGGGGTACCGCCCGCCGATCAACATGATGACGATCGTGTCCGGTATCGGCGGCGTCGCGGCCGGCTTGCTCGGCGGCCACAACGCCAATATCGCGGGCCCCATGACCGCCATCTGCTCGTCCGAACAGGCCGGCGAGAACACGGAGGGACGCTATGCGGCGACCGTCGTCAACGGCATCCTGTTCGGGACCTTCGGGCTGGTGGCCGGCGCCGCCGTGCCGGTGGTTATGTCGCTGCCCGGCGCGCTCATCGGAACGGTTGCGGGGCTTGCCATGATCGGCGTCCTGCTGGCCGCGTTCCAGAATGCCTTCGGCAAGTCGCTCGGCAACCAGACCGGCGCCTTCGTCGCGCTCGCGGTCGCCATGTCGAAACTGTCCCTGCTGGGCATCAGCGCCCCGTTCTGGGCGCTTGTGGCGGGCGTCGCGGTCTCGTTCATCGTCGACCGCAAGGCGCTGCTGGACAGCGAGCGAAAGAGCCTCGCCACGTCCTGA
- a CDS encoding (2Fe-2S)-binding protein: protein MSKLTAGETHLVTFRLNGSEVRVRAEGRMLLCDLLRHEIGATGTHVGCEHGVCGACTVQVDGAPARSCLILAAQIEGADVRTVEALAPEPARLSALQEAFRTHHGLQCGFCTPGILMTLDALLTARPDAGADEVREHLSGHLCRCTGYATIVKAALAALEDVRKEQKDDA, encoded by the coding sequence ATGTCGAAGCTGACCGCCGGCGAGACACATCTCGTCACCTTTCGCCTCAATGGCAGCGAGGTGCGCGTCCGCGCCGAAGGCCGGATGCTGCTCTGCGACCTGCTGCGCCACGAGATCGGCGCGACCGGCACCCATGTGGGCTGCGAGCACGGCGTGTGCGGGGCCTGCACCGTGCAGGTCGACGGCGCGCCGGCACGGTCCTGCCTCATCCTCGCCGCCCAGATCGAGGGCGCGGATGTGCGCACCGTGGAGGCGCTCGCGCCGGAGCCCGCCCGCCTCTCCGCGCTTCAGGAGGCGTTCCGGACCCATCACGGCCTGCAATGCGGCTTCTGCACCCCCGGCATCCTGATGACGCTCGACGCGCTGCTGACGGCGCGGCCCGACGCTGGCGCGGACGAGGTCCGCGAGCACCTGTCCGGACATCTGTGCCGCTGCACCGGCTACGCGACGATCGTGAAGGCTGCGCTGGCAGCCCTGGAGGACGTCAGGAAGGAGCAAAAGGACGATGCTTGA
- a CDS encoding enoyl-CoA hydratase/isomerase family protein: MTETMRFDDPRLAELDGFSVTVDAERQRADIVLDRPPYNVVSMAQRDQLRLVFEALDGDGRVRVIVVSGTGAHFSSGGNIRGFLEASPEHVAHLAWNIAAPARCSKPVIAANRGYCFGVGFELSLACDFRIASDTTLYALPEQKLGQIPGSGGSARLQKMVGITRTKDIVMRSKRITGQQAHDWGIATEVVADAELESAVDALVEELIAFSPLAQRTAKTLLNDTDDATLSVAIELEGHCYSRLRSSDDFREGVTAFHEKRAPNFTGR; encoded by the coding sequence ATGACTGAGACCATGCGTTTCGACGATCCGCGCCTCGCCGAGCTCGACGGCTTCTCCGTGACCGTCGATGCCGAACGCCAGCGCGCGGATATCGTCCTCGACCGGCCGCCCTACAATGTCGTGTCCATGGCCCAGCGCGACCAGCTTCGCCTCGTCTTCGAGGCGCTGGACGGCGACGGCCGCGTGCGCGTGATCGTGGTGTCCGGCACGGGCGCGCATTTCTCCTCCGGCGGCAACATCAGAGGGTTCCTCGAGGCGAGCCCCGAACATGTCGCCCATCTCGCCTGGAACATCGCCGCGCCGGCGCGCTGCTCGAAGCCGGTGATCGCCGCCAATCGCGGCTACTGCTTCGGCGTCGGTTTCGAGCTGTCGCTCGCCTGCGACTTCCGCATCGCCAGCGACACCACGCTCTACGCGCTGCCTGAGCAGAAGCTCGGCCAGATCCCGGGCTCCGGCGGGTCCGCGCGCCTGCAGAAGATGGTCGGCATCACCCGCACGAAGGACATCGTCATGCGGTCGAAGCGGATTACCGGCCAGCAGGCCCATGACTGGGGAATCGCCACCGAGGTGGTCGCCGACGCGGAACTCGAGAGTGCCGTCGACGCCCTGGTGGAAGAGCTCATCGCCTTCTCGCCGCTTGCCCAGCGTACCGCCAAGACACTGCTCAACGACACCGACGACGCCACCCTCTCCGTGGCCATCGAGCTTGAGGGGCACTGCTACAGCCGCCTGCGCTCGTCCGACGATTTCCGCGAGGGCGTGACGGCTTTCCACGAGAAACGCGCGCCGAACTTCACCGGCCGCTGA
- a CDS encoding glutamine amidotransferase translates to MLGTVLAIRHIHFEDLGTVEPVLRDAGYAIRYHDIGDGGLAALDPLQPELLAVLGGPVGVHDGDAYPFLAEERALIARRLEAGKPLLGICLGAQQIAMALGGAVAPGAAKEIGFSPLALTEAGRDSPLRHLDGVPVLHWHGDGFRTPRGAATLASTPACPNQAFALGDTVLALQFHPEADACNGLERWLVGHACELAASGIDPRAIRADAARFGPGLREAARAMFADWIEGFAT, encoded by the coding sequence ATGCTCGGTACCGTCCTTGCCATTCGCCATATCCATTTCGAGGATCTCGGCACCGTCGAGCCGGTGCTCCGGGATGCGGGCTACGCCATCCGCTATCACGATATCGGCGACGGCGGGCTCGCCGCGCTCGATCCGCTCCAGCCGGAGCTTCTGGCCGTGCTCGGCGGGCCGGTCGGCGTTCACGACGGCGACGCCTATCCCTTTCTGGCGGAGGAACGCGCGCTGATCGCCAGGCGCCTCGAGGCCGGGAAACCGCTCCTGGGCATCTGTCTCGGCGCCCAGCAGATCGCCATGGCGCTCGGCGGGGCGGTCGCACCGGGGGCGGCAAAGGAGATCGGCTTCTCTCCCCTCGCGCTCACCGAGGCCGGGCGGGACAGCCCGCTCAGGCATCTCGACGGCGTGCCCGTGCTCCACTGGCACGGAGACGGTTTCCGGACGCCCCGGGGCGCGGCGACCCTCGCCTCGACGCCCGCCTGCCCGAACCAGGCCTTCGCGCTCGGCGATACCGTCCTCGCGCTCCAGTTCCACCCGGAAGCCGACGCCTGCAACGGCCTTGAGCGCTGGCTCGTCGGCCATGCCTGCGAGCTTGCCGCCAGCGGCATCGACCCGCGCGCGATCCGCGCCGATGCGGCACGCTTCGGGCCCGGCCTGCGCGAGGCCGCGCGTGCCATGTTCGCCGACTGGATCGAGGGATTTGCCACATGA